gttgggactgctgttggggcagctttatgtaggccctaacagtttgtgggcaccgtttgtcaccgttatagtgcaattaatgtattgtttagtgacTTTGATGGCATGCATACATATATTgttccccaccaagatttacatgctaaaatcaccaccgCTGGTGACATCGCTGGTGACACGGAGTCATATCCAACCAGGTCATGAGGGATTCGAGAATGGTGCTGCAATGGATAGCTGCTGTTTATTTGTTTCCCCATCGTTTCcaatgaccgaaaagagcttctggacatcagaacagcaatcactaaccttgatttggatgaagatttctaTTCTACTATTTCAACGAGTCAGACAGGACATACTGCTCAACTGGACCAGGCCCTTGTAAAaggaaaaaaaacagagcaagaGAGGCCGACGTGCAGGCACCCTGACAAAACTACGTCGGCGTGTACATAAACCGCCTCTACCCTCCTTCCTATTGGCGAAcgtacaatcactggagaacaaactgggtGAGCTCCCTTCGAGACTAACCTAATACTTCGAGACTAAcctaatacttattttccaccataatttgcaaataaattcattaaaaatcttacaatgtgattttctggggggttttttcttctcattttgtctgtcatagttgaagtgtacctatgataaaaattacaggcctcatctttttaagtgggagaacttgcacaattggtggctgactaaatactttttttgccccactgtatatgcatattAGTCAATACATATGGCATAGCTTACACATGTAGAATACCTTCCAATAGAATCTTCTCTGAAAACAGTTGTACAATGTGCTCTGCAATAATATAACTAGTTTCATTTCTAATGGATTATTTCTCAAACAACAGCTGCCCAATGCCATGGTGGGCATGCAAAATGTTGAATGCATTGGAACTAAAAGGTATGGAGAATGATAGTCTGTAGGATTACAGAAAAAGCATTTGGGAAATGAATGTTTGCATTTCAAATACTAAATATTCAGTGAATGTGAGTATATTTAGGTGgtttaaatatttaactttccTACTAGCCTTCTAAAAGTTGACGATGTCAAAATCTTGCCAATCCATTCATTATTCTACTAACTATGAGTGTGAGACATGTTTTCCATAATCTAAGTTTCATGCTTCTGATGGAGACTGTAGAACTGTAATCCATGCATGCTTCAGTATTCCCCTTTAGTAGCATTTTTATGCCCAGACCCCATAGGCTTATCAAAAGGATCCCACCCTCGTCACCAATGTAGCTGACCGATGCGTTCTTTACAATCTaaagcttccccccccccccaccatctaCGGCAGAAGCCTGGGCTCCTGACTGAGATAATATAATTCTCACCACTGCATGTTACAATAGTAAAATAATCTGGTTTGTCACTTATTAAACTGATTCTACATGGATTTTAGTCTTTGAGATGCTAAAACATGAACTTGTATCTGTAGTTGGTGTTCTTAAACTATAAAATGCACTAGACTGTAAGATAAAACCCACAAAGAAAAGACAACAGGCAAATGCAAATGTGGTTCCAATGTCTAAATAGTGACAGCAGGGCTAGTTCAAACTGCAGTTGGATGGTTTTCCTCACAGGTGAGTGACTCTGCCCATGCTTCACTTGGTTGATCTCTGGAAGCAGGACATCTTGACAGTCTGAGGCAGGGTGCTCTGCATTCATCCTCCAAATATTGactgggataatgtggcatttaTAATTAATCAGTAATGGAATTAGTGGGTCTTGCATTGATGACTGTATTAGCTTTGTCCTATAGACGTTTGTAGTCTTAAATTACTTGGAATAAATGGACAGCTAAAAACGCTCCTTGTCCCCGGAATGACATGCTAGCTAGTGATAATgggaaaggaggatacctagtcagttgtacaactgaatgcattcaactgaaatgtcttccgcatttaacccaaccttaAAGCGATCTGCTCCTGCTAGCTAGCAACATATTTACTTGTTGTAACTAGCTAACCAGCAAGCTAGATACATTACTAAGGTTGCTGCGTTCTAAGTTGGGAGTAATTTTACATCTTGCATTGATGGTAACACGTTTCTATATCTAAATTGATCGAAAAAAGACTACCTGATAGCAGTTTGTCAGATGGACATCTCTCTCACGCTGTCACCAGCGGTCTACTACCTTAGATACGGATAACGTGATTGGCAGATGTGGTCAGCAGCGATAGTACAATATAGATATTATACACGTTTTGATTAGTATACAGTTTAGTACTCGGCGGCGTCCAGCTAGCGAACATAAAAGGGTCAGAGCTATCCGGTATCCTTGGGATGCAATCAAGAAGAAACTGGCTGAGCCAATAAGGTACCACCAGCATGAAGAGCAAAATGCATAGTACTGTACATCAGGGGAGGCTgcagaggggaggacggctcataataatggctggaatggagcgaatggaatggcagaaaaccatgtatttgataccattccacttcagccattaccacaagcctgtcctccccaattaaggtgccaccaacctcctgtgcaatACAGACATCTGTCAGTGATCTCATGATCCAGTAGGGCCTGTGTTGGGCTACCGCTCTTCTGCATCCCAAACAATCAGACAGGTGTGTGGACCTCTCTTTATCCCATGATCATGCATGGAGTGGAaataatgaatgaataaatgatgGATGATAAATAATGTATGCCTAATACGATTTGACTACAACTTCCACTAGCCCCATAGGCTTGGTTGGCATTTCCTGGTCAGGAAGGCAGCCATATTTGATTCGATTATCTTGTCTCGGAGTAGTTAGCTAGCCAGTTGCAGTtctgaaaataaatatattacACAGATTTTCCACGGCAAAGGATAGCAATATTTTAAAGAATTACTGCTTAACGTAACCGTGCTTAGTCAACGATGAATCCCGAATAGTAAGTAACACTGTTGGTTAATGATGACAGCCTGTTTTTTATGCTAGATAACGTTAGTCCGCTAACTTACCTGGATGGTTTACGCAAATAAGATACTTGTTTTGTCTTCTATGCAAATATGAGATCGATGACATAAGGTATGTTCTGTATCAACTCCGCTCTAGACATGTTTTATATTGAATGTTAGTAGGCGTGTTAGGGCCACTTTTTATCTTCTTAGCTACGTTCAAACGCCAGCTAGCATGAATGCTACCCATAGGCTAACTAACTAGCTATTATCAGCTGgtagctaatttagctagctagtatcAGCTGGCTAGTTAAGTAACGTTAGCTAAATTAGGTAGTTAAAACGTTAACTGCTTCGTTGACTTTTTCAAATATGAACATGTGTAAAAAGTCAGCTGACCAATTTAACTTTAATTGCCCAATAATATAGCTAAATTTCCTAACTATGTCAGTTGAAATCCAAGGCTACTTGGATTGTGTGAAACAAATACAGTACATTTGACTGACTTTTgtcactacactatagtagaCAGAACTAACTACTATGTGACAGTTTGTTGCCTTGTTTTTGACTCCACAAATATCGAATAATATATAGTAATACCTCCATGACAGTGGAATTGACATTTATTTAACCTGTGAAATATCTACTCTCCTTTCAGTGATTATTTATTCAAGCTGCTTCTGATTGGCGACTCTGGCGTTGGAAAGTCTTGCCTCCTCCTCCGATTTGCAGTAAGTAACTTTCCTTTGTCTAGGTGGATTTTTTGCCATGTTGATATTTTGAAGAATAATAGTTTGACATCCCAGGAACTTTACTGTACATTGAGCACCCATAGGAATTTTCTGTTTTTCTTATTTTCTCTTCAGGatgacacatacacagagagctATATTAGTACTATTGGAGTGGACTTCAAAATTAGGACCATAGAGTTAGATGGGAAGACCATCAAACTTCAGATTGTGAGTACCTGTGGCTGACATGACTTGATTGAGTCACAAGAATGGCAGAAGTGGAACATGGTGTTGGGTCTGACTTTGCTCTCATTGGCCCACAGTGGGACACAGCTGGACAGGAACGGTTCCGGACAATTACATCCAGTTACTACAGAGGAGCGCATGGCATTATTGTAGTGTACGACGTCACAGACCAGGTCAGTCCATCGTTTGCTTTCACTTTCTCTCCATAACATGTTTACATAGCAGATAACCTTGTTCTCAAGCCTGTGTAagttaacaatgtttctgtgtATCTGGTTACGCTGTCTATTGCATCGGTTGTTGAGTTATCAACagttgtctcctctcctgtcacaCCCCAGGAATCCTTCAATAACGTGAAACAGTGGCTCCAGGAGATTGACCGTTACGCCAGTGAAAACGTGAACAAGCTGTTAGTAGGCAACAAATGTGACCTGACGACAAAGAAAGTGGTGGACTACACGACGGCCAAGGTAATGCTCTACCTGGTTACAGAGTGAAAAAGAACTAATTTTTGTTGCATTTTTTCAGTTTACTCTTCTCTCTCCCGTTCTGTTCCCCATTCTTTTCTCGTCTCTTTGCCTCTTTCTTGGTGGATATGCCTCTCCCCTACTCCCACCCTACTGttgcctctctccctcttactccccctgtctttttttttttcttcctccctCAGGAATTTGTTGACAATTTAGGGATCCCCTTCTTGGAAGCTAGTGCCAAGAGCGCCACCAACGTGGAGCAGGCCTTCATGACCATGGCAGCTGAGATCAAGAAGAGAATGGGCCCTGGGGCCACAGCCGGAGGCTCGGAGAAGTCCAACGTCAAGATCCAGAGCACGCCAGTCAAGACTTCCTCTGGAGGTTGCTGCTGAGGAACCCTCAGCCCCCCAAACGCCATCCACTCAGACCCCTATCTACCAATCTCAAAAGTTACCTTGCTccacagggatagggagagagaaaatggcaagagtgacagagagggaagacagagtgGCCTTGATTGTGTGTGCAGTTGCAATACCTGAAATATGTCTCCCACCCCTAACAAGGTCAGCAATAGGATGCTAAGCCCAtccacacccacagaaacacactAACATAATGTGGGATATTTTTACATATTACCAAAACCTATACCTATCCAAAATAAGATATGGCAACTTATCCAGACATTTTTAAGCAAGGTGACGAATGAACCTTGCCCGactctttagtccaggtctggtaCTTAATAATACATTTTTCTACGATGTTTGTGTTCTACTTATTTCACTGTGGATCTCAGCATGACTTTGGCCTGATCTCCTCAGAAGCTGAATTCGGAAGCACTCCCAATAAAGCGCATTATACATGTCGGCAGAACTGATTACTTTACCCACAATGCATCTCTAATGCAGTCATCATGACTTAGCACATCTGCTCACTGTAATCAACCCAAATTATTTAGAGGAAATGTCATTCAATGTCACGTGGTCCAACTTCATAATGTGGCCCCAAATAATGTGCCAGTGCCTTTATGGCaggatgtgcgtgtgtgtgtatatatatgataTGTTGGCATGTCCTTCCAGCCCTAAAGACCTTTTTGTATGCCCAAGCTCTTATCTCTTATTTGGGTTTATTCTAATGAATTTTGTATGATACTAGCATTAGTTAACATTCCTGTACAGACAGTAATTGTTCTGTCGACATACATAATAGCGCATGGAGACGTGCTACATTGAAAGTGTCAATGACATTTTTCCTCCGCCAGTGTCTCAACCAACAGCACAACAAAGTTTCACCAAACGATGAAAGAATTCTaccaactgtatatatttatacatatatgTAAGAACTGATTAGCTAAGCCTGTAGAGAAGCAAGTTAAATGTATGACATCATGAAAAGTAGCTGAACATTTTAATTTCGGCATGTGATTTGTGGCTGAGTACTTCACATTTTTGTGGCACAATGTCTATTAAACAATGAAGGAGATCTTTAATAAACCTTTGTCTTACTGGAATTCTTCCCTGATAGTTACACCTGTTCTGCATGCACATTTCACACTGAAATAGGCCTAGTCTCTGAAATGTGACAGATTTTATGTGCTCCTGTCTCAAAAGCCGAAAGGTATGATCTTTGGCCCAGATTCCATTGTCTCCAGTAAAGGGTGCAGTTTTGCTGAACTTGAGACGTCCATACCCTAACCGTTACCTGACCTTAACCTAAAATTCGACTTCAATGGGGTGACGTCAGTTGGACATCCCAGGGATCACGTTTAGACTTTTCCTCTCTTACCCAGCTCAACTACCTTTTTGTGCCCATCGGGGCCAAAACACTATCTTACTTTTGAGTCTGTCCAGCAACAAGTGTACATGACAGTTAATGGGATTCTCTGGTACTTTtatatactttttagccagtagttctgaaagtagtgcTCACGGCCCAAAAGTGGTTCCTTAAAATGGAGATCTGTGCACCATGTCTTTACTCTCGCTATGCTGTGTGCATGATGTgcctcttgctagctgtcactcatatGGTGAGTGTGTGAGGGTCGGAAGCTCATTGGTTGAACTTGAATGCAAGGGGGCTGGCCCACGTAGGGAAAATAGTGCAGCACAGCTTCCAGATAAACAAACTAGGGATGTCACGGGTAATTGAGTTAAGACAGTAATTCTGATTGtggattatgcatgtatgaactacacattgacacatccagcccaaagtaCGAGGTTAAAACAATACTAGTCGCCAAagttccggagcatgtctttaacatTATGTAATGCAAAGGGACCCAGTAAGACTAAACAGCATACTGAATCTGGTACAGGTCTGTACCAGTGGAGGGCAGCATTAAGTGGCCTAGTTCATGTCTGCAGCCGTACTGTCTGTCTCCCAGTAGTTTGGACTTCTTGAAATCTGATTTAAGGACAATTTCAAATCAATCATTTTGAATTGGCCCTCATTCGAATAGTAATTAGATTACACATCCCCAACAGCTGCCGTGAATTACATTGGCTTTTCCATGGCGCTCTATTATGTTGAACGGTTATCTGAGTTCATGTGACATTGACGTCCGTGACCATGACAAAGACATTGTTTTGTGGCTGTGATAGATACCGTTCATCTATTCTTTCACACCAACCTTGTCATAGAATTAGTATCATACCCAACGTAGAGCACCCACCAGTTCATCCCGTGATTGGTACCCATTGTGTGCCTGCTTGATTAACATCTGGCCCTCTCATCAGCGCTGCAGTCGTGGTGGCATGGTGCCCGCCGATGTAAATGTGCCCCGGCCGGCCTCTCTCACACATAGGCCCCAGGCAGAAGAAAGGGCACACTCTTAACCGCTTGGCAtgctcccttcccccctcctcccctctatcaGACCCCTGTAATTATGTCAACGGAGTATAGTAAAAGGCAGTGTAAAGCCAGCCTCTTGTTTAGCTGTTGAACTGGAGTCTTCTCTTTTTCCTAAGCACTACCCCAATTTGCTTTTAAGTGAAAACAAAACCTACATTCAGCCGGTCAGCGTGGACAAAGGGCTAGATGTTTTGGTGTGAGTTCAGAGGGAGTGAGTGGGAGTTGGGGATGGAGAGCAGCAGCAACGGCGCTGAGGAGGGGGTTAGAGTTGATGGCGCAATAGGGAGGGGgggtagggagggggggggggggttgtttgccGGCTTTATTTGTTCTTGGTTGCCGGGCAATGGAAGGGGGAAAGCATCTGTGACAGCTGTAGAGGGGCTGCAGCATTTCCCCGGATATACTGAAGAAGCCCTGTAGGTaaaatacagaaagagagagaggggtgggggaggataAGGAGGGAGCTAGTTAACACATGTGTGAAGTTCACTCAGACAATACAGCAAGAAGGTGGGAACTGGAGCTGGATTtgtggagaagagatggagaatcAAGCCTCCGTTATGTCAATCTTGGTTCTTTCGCTCATGCGAGTTGTGCACACCAGTTGTGCACTTGAGACGGGCTTTGGCCACACTTTGTAGTGTGACGTCATCAAATGGAGTGAGAGGTGTTGGGGACTGTGTGTCAGCTAGCCAGTGAGCACTGAACAGCATGCTGCCCTACTGGCCAGACGGGTCCCATTTGTGTGCCTGACGCCCTTCTGAATAATGGCCAAGTGTGCAGCAGAGCACAGAGTTGATTCTCTTCAGATGAATCAGAATTAGCAGCAGCCTGAAACGATTGACATAATACAAGTCTGCATGGACAGCTCAGTGAATTAGACTACCGGTAGTGACTGTTTCTATCTGTTAGAATTGGAACTGAGAAAGGTGTTTTGCGTCTGTTCTCAAGCGGTTGTCTTTTGGTCTTTGCTATAGTACTGTGAGTAAACAATACAACTACTTGCCTTTGAATGATTTTGCCTGTAACACTCATTATTGTATTGCTACTCAGCCTCCTTGTATTCACTGTTAGACTAAATGTAAGTGGTGCCTGTTTATTTTACAAGGCAGCCTATATTAAAATTCATCGACACCAATTTTTTTGGGGTAGCCAGGCTATGTAGGGCAAGATGAGCAAACAAAAGATACCTGTTTTCAAGTCACCTGCTATGGGATTAACAGAATTCTTACATAACCTTACATAACCTTCATAGGTATACACTCCCCTTGAGTATTTACACGATGATTACTCATTCCTGACTATCCAAGCGACACTTATCTGACTTCACCTTACATGTATCTTTTCTTGGAGTTTAAAGCTGTATTGGTCAGAAGCATAGCTCCAGCAAGCGAGCTGCCAAAAGGGCATCTTGACTTGACTTGAGCTCCCTATTAGCTTTAGTTACAGTATGTCAGTCCCCGAACCTCTTGTGCATGCATGTACAGTGAGCTCCAGTGAAAGCATTTGGGGGTGTGATTCATCAAATATGTACACTAGATATATCACCATTTCATTCACCTCACAGTGAGTGCTAAATAATCAAAGACAAGTCTCCCTATCCCCCTCAGCATCTACACACTCATTCCAGCCAGGCCCCACTATAAATTGAAGGCCTCCGTTATGCATGTTTTTCTTTGGCTAGACTTTCTTTGGCTCTTAATCCTTTCAtgcgagacccccccccccccccccctctctcttttagcTACTCTCAATAAAACCAATGGCGATACTGTATCATTCTGAAGTAGCTCCTAGTAGTTCCTTGCCAGGCAAGACAAAAACCAGAAAGAAAAACACAGTGATGGATGGACGCCCGTGGCGGAGGAGCCAACCTTAAAAAAACTGCAGCCGTTCATTTCCTGATCCCAGCCTGGCGGCCCTCCCTCAGTGTTCTCTCtcagagcaggaggaggaagagatgggTGGGATCGGGTTTTGGGAGCTAAATGGCAA
This sequence is a window from Oncorhynchus kisutch isolate 150728-3 linkage group LG1, Okis_V2, whole genome shotgun sequence. Protein-coding genes within it:
- the LOC109889738 gene encoding ras-related protein ORAB-1, with product MNPEYDYLFKLLLIGDSGVGKSCLLLRFADDTYTESYISTIGVDFKIRTIELDGKTIKLQIWDTAGQERFRTITSSYYRGAHGIIVVYDVTDQESFNNVKQWLQEIDRYASENVNKLLVGNKCDLTTKKVVDYTTAKEFVDNLGIPFLEASAKSATNVEQAFMTMAAEIKKRMGPGATAGGSEKSNVKIQSTPVKTSSGGCC